The window GCCAAGGGCCTGGCCTCGGGCTACCCCCTAAGCGCCCTCCTCTTCCGGGAGGAGCTTGGCAGCTGGCGCCCCGGGACCCACGGCACCACCTTCGGCGGGCAGGCGGTGGCGGCGGCGGCAGCCCACGCCACCTTGGACCTCCTGGAAGGGGGCCTGATGGAGAACGCCGCCCAGGTGGGGGCGTACCTCCTGGAGGAGCTCAAGGGGATGCAAAAGCGCTTCCCCTTCCTGGGGGACGTGCGGGGTAGGGGCCTCATGATCGGGGTGGATTTCGGAAGCCCCGAGGAGGAGCGGCCCGACCTGCGGGACAAGGCCGTGGAGCGGGCCTTCCAAAGGGGGCTTCTGCTCCTCCCCGCCGGGCCCTCCGCCCTCCGCATCGCCCCGCCCCTCATCCTCACCCAAGAGGAGGCGGCCACGGGGCTAGAGATCCTGGAAGGGGTCTTCCGCAGCCTTTAGCCCGGGGGCCGGGCGTACGCCCCTAACCTACTTGGGCTCCCCGGGCCAGTCCCCCACCACCCCGGGGGCCGCCCATTCCATGGTGAGGAGTTCCTGCAAGCTGGCCTTGCGCCCAGCGGGGATGCGCACCACCCCCTTGCGGTCCTGGATGGGCCCGGTGAAGGGGTCAAAGGTGGGCTTGGGGCTGGACATGTCCTTGAGGAGGGCAAGGATCCGGTCGTACACCGGCACCTCCTTCCCCCCCACCCGCATCCGGGCCTTCTGCAAGAGGGGCACGTGCTTGGGGTTGATGGGGACGCCGTAGTCCGCCCCCATCTCCACCGCCTTGTGCTGGAGGAGCCAGAAGTAGTCCACCTTCTGCAGGTTCTTCGGGGTGTAGACGCCTTCCTTGACCTTCTTGAGGAAGTCGATGTAGATCGCGTCCCAGTGGACGATCTGCCCAGAAACCACGTGGTCGGGGGCGAACTTGAGCATGGGGGTGTAGTGGCCGAAGGCGTAGGCCCCCTTCTTGGCGGCGGTCTGGATCACCGTGGGGGTGTCCTCGGTGAAGGCGAAGACGTCCGCCCCTTGGGCGAGGAGGGCCTCCGTGGCTTCCCGGGCCTTGGCCGGGTCGTACCAAGCGTTGATCCAACGCACCAGGACCTGGGCCTTGGGGTTCACCGCCCGCACCCCCAGGGCGAAGGCGTTGATGTGCCGCTTCACCTCGGGGATGGGAAAGGCGGCCACGTAGCCCACTTTGCCCGACTTGGTGAGGGCGCCGGCGGCGAGGCCATTCAGGTAGTAGACCTGGTAGAAGTCCGCCATGTAGGTGGCCACGTTGGGGGCCCGCTTGAACCCGGTGGCGTGGGCGAAGATCACCTCCGGGTACTTCTTGGCCGCCTCGAGGACCGCCTCCATGTAGCCAAAGCTGGTGGCGAAGATGACCTTACACCCCTCCTGGACGAAGCGGTCCATCACCGGCAAGGCCTGGGCCTCGGGAACGCTTTCCACATAGCGGGTTTCCAGCCAGGGAAGCGCCGCCTCCGCCTTCTTCCGCCCCACGTCGTGGGCGTAGGTCCAGCCGGCATCCCCCACCGGTCCCACGTAGATGAAGCAGGCCTTAAGCTTCTCCCCCTGCGCCAGGCCCATCCCGAGAAGAAGGGCCAGTAGCCAAACCCGTTTTCGCATCCTTCACCTCCCCCGCTCAAAGGGCTGGCCCAGGGCCTTGGGGGCCCGGGACCGGCCCGAGAGGGCCAGGACCAGGATAACCAGGAGATAAGGCATGGCGGCAAAGGCCTCGGACGGTATAGGTACACTGCCCTGAAGCCGAAACTGCAGGAAGAAGAGGAGGCCGAAGAGGTAAGCCCCAAAAACCGCCCGCAAGGGCTCCCAGGCGGCGAGGATCACCAAGGCGATGGCCACCCAGCCGAGCCCTGCGGTCATCCCGTCCGTCCAAGAGGGGCGGTAGGCCAAGGAAAGGTAAGCCCCCCCCAGGCCGATGAGCCCGCCCCCAAGCCCCAGGGCCAGGTAGCGCACCCCCTCCACGCTCACGCCAAAGAGGTCCGCCGCCTTGGGGTTCTCCCCCACGCTCCTCAGGTACAGGCCAAAGCGGCTCCGGTAGAGGAGGAGGTGAAGCAATAGGGCCAAGAAGAGGGCGCTTAGGGCCAAGGGCGCCTCCGGCAGGGCCGTTTCCAAGGGTACCCCTTCGTAGCGCTTGCCCAGCATCCCCGACGCCCCAAGCCCCAAGGCGGCCACCGCCAACCCCGCCACGAAGGGGTTGGCCCTTAAGGTAATGGCAAAGAGCCCCAGAAAGAGGGCCAAAGCCACCCCCGCCCCCACCCCGGCCACCACCCCCAAGAAGGGCCCTGCCCCCAAGGCGGCGGCGAAGGCGGCGAGAGCGGAAAGGGCCATGATCCCCTCCACCCCCAGGTTCACCACCCCGCTCCGCTCGGCCAGGAGCGCCCCCAAGGCGGCGAGCAGGATGGGGGTACCGAAAAGCACCGCGCGCACCAACGCCTCTTCCATCACCGCCTCCAGATAAGGCGGTGGCGGCTCGCCGCCTCCGCCCCAATCAAGGCTAAAAGCAGTAGCCCCGCCACCACGTCCACCACCCTAAAGGGCATGGAAAAGGCGAGCTTCAAGGCGTCGCCCCCCGCCAGGATGAGCCCGAGGAGGGGGGCCGTGAGGAGGGTCAGCCCGGGCCTTCCCCGGGCGAGCCACGCCACCAAAATGGCGGTGAAGCCGTAGCCCAAGGAGATCTGGGCGGGCTCCAGAAGCCTCCCGTGAATTCCCGCCACCTCCCCCACCCCGGCAAACCCCGCAAGGAGCCCCGAGGCCAAGGCCACGAGGAGCATCAGCCTCCCTTCCTTGAGCCCCAGGTAGCGGGCCGCCTGGGGGTTTTCCCCCAGGACCCTCAGGGAAAAGCCCAAGGAGGTACGGAAGAGGAGGAGGTGTAGGAGTAGGGCCGCCCCCACCCCAAGAAGCAGGGTAGGCCAGTGGACCAGGCTGTCCCCAAGCCGGGGAAGCCGGGCCGCCTCGGGAAAGCGGTCGGTGTAGAGGAAGCCGAAGACGAACTGCCCCTTCCACGGCCCCGCCACCAGGTAGACCACCAGGTAGTAGGCCAGGTAGTTCTGCATGAGGGTGGTGAGGATCTCGCTGGCCCCAAAGCGCACCCTGAGCCAGGCGGCCAGCCCCGCCCACAAGGCCCCCAAAGCCCCCCCGAGGAGGAACATGAGGGGAAGGGTATAGGGCCCCGGGGGAAGGAAGAGGGCCACGTAAGCCGCCCCCACCGCCCCCAAGAGGAGCTGCCCCTCAGCCCCGATGTTGAAAAAGCCCACGCGAAAGGCCAGGCTCAAGCCCGCCCCGATGAGGAGGAGGGGGATGGCCCGCCGGGCCACCTCGGCCAGACCCAAGGGGTCCAAGAGGGGGGTGAGGAGGATTTCATAGGCCCTAAGGGGAGAAACCCCATAGGCCAGGAAGAGGAGGCCCAAGAGGAGGAGGGCCAAAAGCAGAAAGGCCCCGTAGCTCAAGGCCACCTTCTTGGGACTGGGAGCGGGGTCCAGCTCCAGCCTCATGCCCGCCCCTCCGCCATCATCCGGCCCAGCCGCTCCCGGTCCGCCTCCTCCCGGGGGACGGGCCCCACCAGCCTCCCGTGGTACAAGGCCGCCACGCGGTGGGAAAGGGCCAGGATCTCGTCCAGGTCCTCGCTCACCAGGAGGATGGCGGCCCCTTGCCGGGCCAGATCCAGAAGCCGCCCGTGCACCTCCTCCGCCGCCCCCACGTCCACCCCGTAGGTGGGGTGCATGGCGAGGACCAGCCTGGGCCCGCCCCGTAGCTCCCGGGCCAGGATTACCTTCTGCACGTTGCCTCCCGAGAGAAACCGCACCGGCGTCCGGGGGGAAGGGGCCTTGATGGCGTAGGCGGCCATGAGGGTCTCCGCTTCCCTCTCCAGGGCGCGGTAGTCCAGGAGGCCGAAGCGGGCGTAAGCGGAGTAGGTGCGCAGGGCCAGGTTCTCCGCCACGCTCATCCCCCCCACCACCCCCATGGCCCGCTCCTCGGGGATGTGGGCCACCCCCAAGGGGAAGACCTGGGCCGGGTCCTTGGGCAGGGGCTGGCCCAGAAAACGCACCTGGCCCCGGTAGGGCCTAAGCCCCGCCAGGGCCTCCAATAGCTCCTTCTGCCCGCTTCCCGCCACCCCAGCGATGCCCAAGACCTCCCCCGCCCGCAAGGCGAAGGAAACGTTCTGGACGGGAAAGCCATGCCGGGGCACCAGGAGGTTTTCCACCTCCAAGACCACCTCCTCCCGGGGCGGCGGGGCCTTAGGCGGGGGGCTCGGGCTCCGCCCCACCATGAGGCGCACCAGGCGCTCCTTGTCCGCCTCCTCCCGGGAAAGCTCCCCCACCTTCTCCCCCGCACGGAGCACGGCGATGCGGTCGGCCAGAGCCAGGACCTCGTCCAATTTGTGGCTGATGAAGATGACGGCGAGGCCCTCCGCCTTTAGGCGGGCCACCTCCTGGAAAAGCCCCTCCGCCTCCTTCGGGGTGAGGACGCTGGTGGGCTCGTCCAGGATGAGGACCCGGGGGCGGTTGAGGAGGGCCCTGAGGAGCTCCACCCGCTGCTTCTCCCCGGCGGAGAGCCGTTCCACCTTGGCCTCGAGGTCCACCCCCAGGGGATGGTCCTGGAGGAGGGCCCTAAGCTGCGCCAAAAGGGTCCTGCGGGCGAAGAAGGGGGGGAGGTCTAGGCCCAGGGCTAGGTTTTCCGCCACGGTGTGGGCCTCGATGAGCTCGGGGTGCTGGGGCACCAGGGCGATGCCGAGCTCCTGGGCCGCCTTGGGGGAGGGGATGCGCACCTCCTTCCCGTCCAAGAGGATCCGCCCCTCGTCGGGGGCGTAGAGGCCGTAGAGGATGCTCACCAAGGTGGTCTTCCCCGCCCCGTTTTCCCCCAGAAGGGCGAGGACCTCCCCCCGGCCCACCTCGAGGGTGATGCCCCGGTTGGCCACCACGGGACCGAAGCGCTTGGTGATGTTTTCTAGCCGCAACATGGAAAGGGGCAAGGCCCCGGGGCCAGAATACCACGCTACCAGGCCAAGGCCAGGCCCTCGGCTCGGGGGTCGCTGGCGGCCACCAGGGCGTCCCCTTCCCTCAAGATCACCTGCCCCCGGCCAAACAGCCCGTACTCCGCCTCGTAGCGCACCCGGTGCCCCAGGTCCTTGAGGAAAAGGGCCGTGGCCTGAGGAATGCCCGGCTCCAAGAGCACTTCGTCCCCCCCACCCCCCGGCACCACCTGCCACCGGGGCCGATCCAAGGCCGCCTGGGGGTTCAGGCCGAAATCCGCCAAGGCCACCACCACCTGCACGTGCCCCTGGGGCTGCATGAACCCCCCCATCACCCCAAAAGGCCCAAGGGGCCTTCCCTCCCGGGTGAGGAAGCCGGGGATGATGGTGTGGTAGGGCCTTTTCCCCGGCCCCACCCGGTTGGGGTGGTCCGCCTCCAGGGAAAAGCCCAAGCCCCGGTTGTGCAGGGCGATCCCCGTCCCCGGCACCAGGACCCCGGAGCCGAAGCCTTGGTAGTTGGACTGGATGAGGGAGACCATCACCTCCCCGTCCGCCGCCGCCAGGTAGACCGTCCCCTCCGGCCTGAGCCCGGGAAGGACCTTGGGCAAGGCCCTCTCCCCGATGAGCCGACGCCTCTCCGCCACGTAGGCCGGGGACAAGAAGGCCTTGGGGTCTAGCTCCAGGTACCGGGGGTCGGCCACGAAGCGGAAGGCGTCCGCCAGGGCCAGGCGCATGGCCTCCACCTGCAGGTGGTAGCTCAAGGGGTCCTCCGGCCTCAGGTCAAACCTCTCCAGGATGGCCAAGGCCAAAAGCGCCGCCACCCCCTGGCCGTTGGGAGGGAGCTCGTGCACCGTGAGGCCCCTGTAGTCCAGGGAAAGGGGTTCCACCCACTCCGGGGCGTGGGCCTTCAGGTCCTCCAAGGTGAGGAGGCCCCCCGTGTCGGCGCTAAAGCGGGCGAGGGCCTCGGCCAAGCGCCCCCGGTAGAGGCTTTCCCCGTAGGTTTCGGCGAGCTCCCGCAAGGTCTGGGCGTGGAGGGGGCTCCGCCACACCTCCCCCACCCTAGGGGCCCGGCCCCCGGGGAAGAAGACCTCCTTGAAGGCGGCGAACTCCGGGCCCGTGAGGGACAGGTAGATCCCCTCCGCCCGCTTCCAGGCCCTCCCCGTCTCCGGCCCCACGGGGAAGCCCTCCTCGGCATAGCGGATGGCGGGGGCGAGAACCTCGGGGAAAGGGAGCCTGCCCCACCGTTCGTGTAGGGCCCGCCACCCCGAAACCGCCCCCGGCACCGTCACCGGAAGCCAGCCCCTTTCCGGCATTCTCCCCTCGGGCAGGCGCTCGAGGGTGAAGGCCATGGGGCTTTTGCCCGAGGCGTTCAGGCCGTGGAGCCTCCCATCCCAGACCTGGGCGAAGAGGTCCCCCCCAATCCCGTTGGAGGTGGGCTCCACCACCGTGAGGCAAGCGGCCATGGCGATGGCGGCGTCCACGGCGCTTCCCCCCTTGAGGAGCATCTCCATCCCCGCCAAGGCCGCCAGGGGCTGGCTCGTGGCCACCGCCCCCCGCCGGCCCAAGACCACGTGCCGCCGGGAGGGGTAGGGGTAGTAGGCGAGATCCATACCGGAGCTATCCTTCACTCAGCCACCTCCACCCGGTTTCTCCCCGTGTTCTTAGCTCCGTAGAGAGTGTGAGCCGCGCGAAAAAGGCTTTCCTCCTCTTCGCCAAACAGGTATTCGGCCACGCCAAAACTTGCGGTCACGCCAAGACTTTGCGCCCCAATGGTTTGCCGAAGCCGCTCCGCCAAACGTTGCGCATCCTCTGTCCGCGTAGAAGGCAACAAAAGGGCAAATTCCTCCCCTCCCCACTGCGCTACCCCATCCTCCCGACACACCCTGGTTACAAGCAAACAAGCCACCCGACGCAAGGGCTCCCCTCATAACCGTGGCCTCGGGGAATGATCCAAGACGCCACGGTAAGTTGTCCCAGAAGCACAGTAGTCACGTACGCCAAAATAGCGCTTCTCTCTCGTCGCCCCAAACCCCCCCACGCCACCCTGCCGTACAGCAAAACCGTCCAGATAAGGGAATACCGCCAGGCCGCCCCCACCGGACGGGCAAAGGTAGCCAACAGATAAGTGGCTGGGATCCAATTGCCAAACGAGAGGAATTGCCAACCTTCTACCCCCCTGTGTAAAGAGCGGGCAATCTCCAGTAGGAAATACACCCCGCTCCATGAACCAAGTTACGGGGAGTCCGTCTAGGCCCCTGGGCATAGGCAGGGGCAAATACAGCCCCTACCGCCAAACAGCCAACAAGCTCCCATCCCGTGGGAGGAAGAATGACAAACCGGACCACCAAGCCACCGATAAGGCCCACCCAACTCAAGGCGTAAAGAAACCGAAACGTCGAGTCCATAGACCTGGACCCCAGTATACCAAGGACCTTCGCAGCCTCCTACGCCGCATCGCTAACAAGGACCTTGGGAAAGGAGCTACGCCCTCATTCCCTGGGACGGCTACATGGAGCAGGCGGAAGCGGTCCTAGCCGAGACCAGCAGGGCACCCTAAGCCGCCACGGACCCCTCTTTGGGTCTCAAGGCCTCCGCCACGAAGGCCCCCATCACCCCTAGCATGAGCCCTAGGACCACCGCCACGGCAAAGATGAGGGCCCGCTTGGGCGCCACCTTCTCATAGACGGGAAAGGCGGGGGCGATGATCTGGGCTAGGCTATTCTGCGAGCTTGCCAGTTCAATCTGGAGGTCCGTCTTCTTCTGGCTCAGGGCCAGGTAAGCGTTCTTGGCGAGCTCCAGGGCTTGGTTCACCTGGTCTTGCTCCACCTGCGCCCTGGCTACCCGCTCCCTAAGAAGCGCAATGCGCGCTTCCACCTGAGCTAGCCGCGCCTCGAGGGCCGCCTTCCGGGCCGAGAGCCGGGCCTCCTCCGCCTGGGCGTCGATGAGGGCCGAACGCAGGCGTTGGTACTCGGGGTTCGGGTTATCAAAGGCGAGATCGGAAGCGGTGAGCTGGGCAATCTGGTCGTAGCGGGCGCGGAAAGTTTCGTAAGCAGCCTTCTTGGTGTTGTACTCCAGGGTGATGGCCTCCTTCTCCCGCTCTTGGGTAGCGATTTGCCCTCGGAGAGTGTCCAGTCTTTCGCCTAACCTCTCCACCTCTTGCTTCAAGTTGTCCCCCTCCGCTCGCAGTGCGGAGATCTCCGCTCGCAACCCCACCGCCCGTTCCAAAAGGGGCCCATACGCCGGGTTTACCTCTTGCACCCGCAACTTTAGGTTCGCTAAGGCCGCCAGCCCCTCCTGCGCCACCGCTGCAGCCACCACGGGGTCCGCCACTACCTCCTTCAGCGCATCCAGCAATTTGGGCTCGCCCGCCAAAGCTGCCTCCACCTCCCGAAGCGCAGCTTGCTTAACCTCCTCATCGGTGGCGATTTGGACCAAACGCACACTCGCCTCGCTCAAGCGTTGTGCCAAGCGTTCTTGCTCCCTTTGCCACTCCGCCAAGCGTTCCCGCCTGCGAAAGCTTTCCAAGGCTTTAGCTGCCTGAACGTAAGCCTGCCGCGCCCGCTCCGTTTCCGCCTGGAGGGCACGCTTAGCCTCTTCCAGCCGCTTATTGATAATCGCCAGTTGCTCTGGGGAAGTGCCGATGGGCACGAGCCTGGCCTGCCGCGCCGCCTCGGCCTGAAGGCTTTCGATACGGCCCCGCACCGCCGCCAGGTCCCGCTCGAGGCCCGAACGCTCCTGGTCTAGGCTCACCCGCTCTCCCGTCTTGGCGTCCAGCTCCGCCCGGTCCTGTGCCAAAGTGCTAGCCCGTTGGAAGGCCTCCCAGCGGGCCTGGGCCTCGCGGTAAGCCTTCTCCGCAGGGGCAATCTGCTCCTCCAGAGCCTGAAGATTAGCCCGTAAGCGTGCCAGAGGTATCTCGTTAACTCGCCTGGTGATCGCCTCCGCCCACAGGTTAGCCGCCTTGGCCGCCACCTCGGGGCTGGGAGCCCGTACGGTCAAGGAGGCCACCACGGGAGGCACCTGGCCCTGGGGCACCACCTGCTGCCGCGGCGTCTCGTTCTTGATTTGGAAGTCCTTCACCATCCGCTCCAGACCCGGGGTGTTTCCCTGGTCCTGCCAAGCAGTGGGAAGCTTCCCCTCTTTCCGTAGAGCCTCCCATACCTCCCGCGTCACCTCGTCGGAAAAGGCAATGGCCCGGAGGCCCTCAAAGGTAACCAGGTTCTGCCCCTGCACCTGGATGCGCTGCTCCAGTTGCGCCTGCACCTGCACTGGGGCCACGTTCACCGTGGCGGTGGAGGCGTAGCGGGGCTCAGCGATGAAAAAGCCATAGATAAGGGCCGCCACCCCGAAGACCAAGGGCAGGCCCAAAATCAGGTTCCGGTGCCGTTTGAGAACCTCAACGATATCGCGCAGCGAAAGCTCGTCCCCAGGAGTCTCCACCATAGCGCCCTCACTTTACCCCACAGCGCCTTAATATGCCCCCCTCCGGGTCAGCACCACCCAGAAAGTACGTGCCAGGATGTAGAGGTCCAACCACAAAGACCAGTTGCGAACATAATAACTATCCAATGCTACCCGTTCAGAATAAGAAGTGTCTGTACGTCCCGATACTTGCCATAATCCCGTAAGACCTGGCCATACCTGTATGTAGAGGTCGAAGGCAGTCCCATATTTCTTAACTTCGGCCTTCACAATCGGCCTGGGCCCAACTAGACTCATCTCTCCCTTAAGAACATTCCACAACTGAGGGAGTTCATCCAAACTACTTTTGCGCAAAATATGCCCCACTACCGGCAATATTCTCGGGTCCTTTTTCAACTTAAAGTTCTGTTCCCACTCGAGTCTTGCTTCACGATTATGCTCTAAATACTCTTGCAAACGCTTGTCGGCATCAAGGTACATTGTACGCAACTTCCAAATGCGAAACACTTTCCCTTTGTACCCTACTCGCTCTTGCGAGTAAAAAGGTGGTCCCGGGCTGACCAACTGGATCAAAAGAGCAAAGAACACAATGATTGGAACACTAACCACTAAACCCAGGATAGCCAAAAAGTAGTCAATCACTTTCTTAAGAATCTTGTTTCTTCGCAATAACAAATTCTTTTTCACTTCCAACGCTAAAACACCCGCAAGATCCCTACCGGAAACCCAAAGGCTCTGCAAGCCAAGTAAGTCAGGTACCAAAATCACTTGGGAAAACGGCAGCTCCTGAAGAAGCTTAACTAATCGCTCCCTTCCAACACCGGGCATAGCCACTATCGCTACCTGGACTCCCCTCCCTAGCCACCTCCCTGCCTGTTCTAAGGGGCCAAATACAGGCAACCCCTCCACTTCCTGGCCCCATTTCTTAGGATCGTCGTCTAAAAACCCAATAGGGTTAAGGCCTAGAACCTTTTCTCTTTGTAGGGCTCGCGCTACTAAAGCCCCCGTTTTGGCTGCACCCAAAATGAGAACCGGGGCACCCCAAATGCGCAGGCGGACCATTACCTCTCTAGATAAAGCCGAACCTAGGGGTACTAGAACTCCAGCATACCCCATAGCAAGAAGCAACACGCCCCGGAACCACCCATCCTTGAAGAAAAACCACTCCCACGCTATGAGGGTGAGGAACATCAACAACGTCACCTGTACTTCGCGCCGAAGCCTCTCCACCGGGGCAAGTCCATAGCCTGGGTATAGCCCAGCTAGAAAGTATCCGATAACAAAGACGAGAAGTCCAAAGACCATGGAAACTAACGTATCCCGGGCAATGAAGCTGTGGAATACTCCAGCGAAGGGCAAGTGAGTGAAGTACCCGAGAAAAAGAGAGGCTTCCAAGGCGATAACGTGGGCAACTATAAGGGGAATTACGGAGAAAACTCTTTGGCGCCTTAACCGGGTCAGTCCACCCAAGGATTCTGAAGACTCAGCCTGATTTTCCGTTCTCCCCACATCCCACTTTGCGTTCATAGCCGAACTCCCCCTTTTTAAACACGAACACCTAACATATCTTGGTAAAGCTCCAATACCTCGCCAACCATACGCTCCACTGAAAACCCCTCCGCAAGCTTTTTGCTTTGCATTCCCATGGAATGGCGCAGCACCTCATCAGCTAGCAGCAGCCTCAAGGCCTCTACCAGAGCTTCAACGTCCCCTGGCGGAATTATAAGGGCATTTCTTTCTGTGGCTACCCGAGATACAGAGGGTAGGTTTGTAGCTACCAAAGGAAGCCCTTCTGCTGCAGCTTCCAATAATGCATACGGCAAGCCTTCATATGAACTCGGCAAAACAAAGACGTCCATCCCTTTCATGGCCCTTCTGCCTTCCATAAAGCCCGCCCAGATTACGTCAACGCCTAACTCTTCAGCCAATCGTTTTAACTCCCCTTCCAACGCACCGCGTCCAACGATCACCAAACGAGCCTTCGGATGCTCACGCGCCACCTTGGCAAAGGCTTTAAGCAGCGTCTGGGGAGACTTTTGAGGATCCAAGCGGCCCACAAAGCCCACTACCACATCGTCCTCCTCCACCCCCCAAGCGCGGCGCACCTCCTCCCGAACCCCCGGCTGAGGTTCGTCAAGGCGAATACCGTGCAGGATTACCCTCACCTTGGTCCTTGGGTACCCCAGCCGAAAAGCTTCCTCCGCATCCTGGTCCGCCACCGCAACCAGCCGGTCCGTGAGCAAGGATAACCCTCGCTCCACCATCTCGTAGAGCCAAAGACTTCCTGCTCCAAACTCCTGGAATTCCCGGACAAAGCGAGCCAAAGTAACGAAACCATGGGGCGTATACACCACCGGTGGCCCACCCAATAGACGGAGAAGCCGCGCAAGGGCTCCGGCCTTAGAACTGTGACCATGCACCAGGTCAAATGGGCCTTTCTGCGCCAAGTAACGGCGCAGGCTAAGCAATGCTTGGAGATCGCTCGGGTGAGGAGAACGCCGCATGGGAACCTCCACCAAGTGCACCCCTGCCGCTATTAAATTCTCTAGGCCCTTCTCCCAAATCGCATCCGCACGAAGGGGAGAGTACGCCAGGTGAACGTCCACACCTCGGCGAGCAAGGCCCTCACACAAGTCCACTACATGGCGGGCAGTGCCACCGCCTGTGGCCTCCAGGATGTGGAGAACCCTCATCAAAGCCATCCCCTCCGACCTTCAAGACGCTGCTTAAGCCAGCGCACCCACGGAACGGGAACCACCAGAAGCAAGGCATTTTTCACTAAACCCAACCAGCTTTCCCTTACCCAAGGGTCAAAGTAACGGACCATAATGCGCAAACGACTCCACACCTGCTTTCGCCGCTTTGTAAGGGAGATACCTCGAGGATTCACATGGCACCGCAGGACAACCCTTTCCAAGTTTGCGACAGGATATCGCCTAGTAATTCGGAAAAAAAGCTCAAAATCCTCTGCTGCCTCGTACGCCTCCGAGTACAAACCCACCTCTCTAAGCACCGAAGCCCTAAACATCACAGCGGGATGGATGAAACAACTTCGAGCATGCATGATCCGGCGAATATCCTCGTATTTTGTGGGGAAACGCTCCCTAAAAACCTCCCTTCCCTCATCGTCCACAAACTCCACCTGCCCGCCCACAAGCGCATACTCTGGATTTTTATCCAAAAATTCCATCTGATGGAGGAATCGGCCAGGTAAGCTTACATCCCCAGCATCTAAGCGGGCTACGTATTCATAACCACGCTCCAGAATCCAGTTAAGCCCGTAATTTAGGGCTCGTTCAATGCCTACATTCTGCTCCAGCCGAAGCAAGTAGCCCTTATGCTCCCCAGGTAGGTTAGGCAGCTGAATGGGCGGTTGGCTACCGTCATCCACCACGACTATATCCAAGGGAACCTCTGCAGGTAGCGTGGACAGGGATTTTTCCAGCCCAGCCTGATCCTTGTACACGGGTATTAGCACGGCAATCCTATTCATATAATCACCACCTATCAAAGATCGTCCGGTACGGTAAGAAGGGCGTCAACGTCCCCGTCAGTTGCCCATCATAATCTACCAGAAAATTTCTATAAACTGCCACCGCGCCTAATACGCCTGCTACAATCAGGGCCCGAATAAACACCCTGTCTGGCGCTAGTTTCCACCGTTCATATTCCCGTAATAGCACCAGCGGAGCAACGAAGGTCATAAGTTCCAGAAAGCGTAACCCCGCATACGAAACCATCGCCAGAACTTGAAAAACGACGGAAGGACCCACTACC is drawn from Thermus sp. LT1-2-5 and contains these coding sequences:
- a CDS encoding Wzz/FepE/Etk N-terminal domain-containing protein, producing MVETPGDELSLRDIVEVLKRHRNLILGLPLVFGVAALIYGFFIAEPRYASTATVNVAPVQVQAQLEQRIQVQGQNLVTFEGLRAIAFSDEVTREVWEALRKEGKLPTAWQDQGNTPGLERMVKDFQIKNETPRQQVVPQGQVPPVVASLTVRAPSPEVAAKAANLWAEAITRRVNEIPLARLRANLQALEEQIAPAEKAYREAQARWEAFQRASTLAQDRAELDAKTGERVSLDQERSGLERDLAAVRGRIESLQAEAARQARLVPIGTSPEQLAIINKRLEEAKRALQAETERARQAYVQAAKALESFRRRERLAEWQREQERLAQRLSEASVRLVQIATDEEVKQAALREVEAALAGEPKLLDALKEVVADPVVAAAVAQEGLAALANLKLRVQEVNPAYGPLLERAVGLRAEISALRAEGDNLKQEVERLGERLDTLRGQIATQEREKEAITLEYNTKKAAYETFRARYDQIAQLTASDLAFDNPNPEYQRLRSALIDAQAEEARLSARKAALEARLAQVEARIALLRERVARAQVEQDQVNQALELAKNAYLALSQKKTDLQIELASSQNSLAQIIAPAFPVYEKVAPKRALIFAVAVVLGLMLGVMGAFVAEALRPKEGSVAA
- the wbaP gene encoding undecaprenyl-phosphate galactose phosphotransferase WbaP; amino-acid sequence: MNAKWDVGRTENQAESSESLGGLTRLRRQRVFSVIPLIVAHVIALEASLFLGYFTHLPFAGVFHSFIARDTLVSMVFGLLVFVIGYFLAGLYPGYGLAPVERLRREVQVTLLMFLTLIAWEWFFFKDGWFRGVLLLAMGYAGVLVPLGSALSREVMVRLRIWGAPVLILGAAKTGALVARALQREKVLGLNPIGFLDDDPKKWGQEVEGLPVFGPLEQAGRWLGRGVQVAIVAMPGVGRERLVKLLQELPFSQVILVPDLLGLQSLWVSGRDLAGVLALEVKKNLLLRRNKILKKVIDYFLAILGLVVSVPIIVFFALLIQLVSPGPPFYSQERVGYKGKVFRIWKLRTMYLDADKRLQEYLEHNREARLEWEQNFKLKKDPRILPVVGHILRKSSLDELPQLWNVLKGEMSLVGPRPIVKAEVKKYGTAFDLYIQVWPGLTGLWQVSGRTDTSYSERVALDSYYVRNWSLWLDLYILARTFWVVLTRRGAY
- a CDS encoding glycosyltransferase, with translation MALMRVLHILEATGGGTARHVVDLCEGLARRGVDVHLAYSPLRADAIWEKGLENLIAAGVHLVEVPMRRSPHPSDLQALLSLRRYLAQKGPFDLVHGHSSKAGALARLLRLLGGPPVVYTPHGFVTLARFVREFQEFGAGSLWLYEMVERGLSLLTDRLVAVADQDAEEAFRLGYPRTKVRVILHGIRLDEPQPGVREEVRRAWGVEEDDVVVGFVGRLDPQKSPQTLLKAFAKVAREHPKARLVIVGRGALEGELKRLAEELGVDVIWAGFMEGRRAMKGMDVFVLPSSYEGLPYALLEAAAEGLPLVATNLPSVSRVATERNALIIPPGDVEALVEALRLLLADEVLRHSMGMQSKKLAEGFSVERMVGEVLELYQDMLGVRV
- a CDS encoding glycosyltransferase, which gives rise to MNRIAVLIPVYKDQAGLEKSLSTLPAEVPLDIVVVDDGSQPPIQLPNLPGEHKGYLLRLEQNVGIERALNYGLNWILERGYEYVARLDAGDVSLPGRFLHQMEFLDKNPEYALVGGQVEFVDDEGREVFRERFPTKYEDIRRIMHARSCFIHPAVMFRASVLREVGLYSEAYEAAEDFELFFRITRRYPVANLERVVLRCHVNPRGISLTKRRKQVWSRLRIMVRYFDPWVRESWLGLVKNALLLVVPVPWVRWLKQRLEGRRGWL